The genomic window TCGCCAAAGAGATTCATGGAGAACGCAGCGTTATTGCCCAGGACCTGATCGATCAGCTCCCGACTGCGTTTCGAAGAATAGAAGGTGGTTGAAAAACCTCTTCAAATACCTGATCCCACTCATCGTATGGGCAATCGCCATCTATTTCCTCTCTGACATCCCCGCCAGTCTTCTGTGGTTTCATATGACGCCGGGTGTGGCAAAGATCATCCATGCCTTCCTCTTCTTTGTCCTCTGTTTCCTGACATGGCGTGCGTTCTATTTCCAGCCCAACTTCGAATTGATGAGAAATGGTGCATATCTCGGGTCGTTTTCGTTTTGTGTGGTTTTCGGCATTCTGGATGAGTACCACCGTAATTTTGTGTCGGGGCGCGAAGCCGATTTCTATAATGTTGTTGCCGACATCGGAGGAGCTCTTCTCTTTGTCGCTGCTTCCTTCTTGAGGCGTCATTATTTTCAAAAAGATGAGAATTCCCCGGAGAGTTGACACGTGCCTCTT from Ignavibacteriales bacterium includes these protein-coding regions:
- a CDS encoding VanZ family protein, yielding MKNLFKYLIPLIVWAIAIYFLSDIPASLLWFHMTPGVAKIIHAFLFFVLCFLTWRAFYFQPNFELMRNGAYLGSFSFCVVFGILDEYHRNFVSGREADFYNVVADIGGALLFVAASFLRRHYFQKDENSPES